A window from Streptomyces sp. NBC_00271 encodes these proteins:
- a CDS encoding transposase has protein sequence MAWPYPTSSPTAAPLVVARFTQGQCQPWPVRARCATSRETVQNVSFPPRELRDLQVRIRAEQQTPDWQARFAVHSGVKGTVNEFAHGHGMRRCRCREQPKAHLQHVFTAIAVNIERLSGLPSTGEAPPSRPPTAFQDFLDQHGFPRLKFWRAVSR, from the coding sequence ATGGCATGGCCCTACCCGACCTCCTCGCCCACCGCGGCGCCGCTGGTCGTGGCGCGGTTCACCCAGGGGCAGTGTCAGCCCTGGCCGGTCCGCGCTCGGTGCGCCACCTCCCGTGAAACCGTCCAGAACGTGAGCTTTCCCCCGCGGGAGCTCCGCGACCTGCAAGTCCGCATTCGCGCCGAACAGCAGACGCCCGATTGGCAAGCCCGTTTTGCGGTTCACTCTGGGGTGAAGGGCACCGTCAACGAGTTCGCCCATGGACACGGCATGCGCCGCTGCCGCTGCCGGGAACAACCGAAGGCCCACTTGCAGCACGTATTCACGGCCATCGCTGTGAACATCGAGCGCCTCAGCGGTCTGCCGTCGACCGGCGAAGCACCCCCGTCCCGGCCGCCTACCGCATTCCAGGACTTCCTGGACCAGCACGGATTCCCTCGGCTGAAGTTCTGGCGAGCCGTCAGCCGTTGA